One segment of Nitrospirota bacterium DNA contains the following:
- a CDS encoding prepilin-type N-terminal cleavage/methylation domain-containing protein has protein sequence MTVNNGRAGTPAAGISSQRGFTMMELLIVMAIMGILLTIAQPSLRQSIVRAREAVLKENLFSLREAIDQYYADYGKYPDQLADLTSTQDPAKSYMRSLPKDPFTNAADWITVAPAEGSEGGIFDVHSASPLVATDGTAYNTW, from the coding sequence GTGACAGTGAATAACGGAAGGGCCGGGACCCCGGCCGCCGGCATCTCCTCCCAGCGCGGGTTCACCATGATGGAGCTGCTGATCGTCATGGCGATCATGGGCATTCTCCTCACCATTGCCCAGCCGAGCCTCAGGCAGTCCATCGTCAGGGCGCGGGAGGCGGTGCTGAAGGAGAACCTGTTCTCCCTGCGTGAGGCCATCGATCAGTACTACGCAGACTATGGAAAATACCCTGACCAGCTCGCGGACCTGACCAGCACGCAGGACCCCGCGAAGAGCTATATGCGCAGCCTGCCGAAGGACCCCTTCACGAACGCTGCCGACTGGATCACGGTTGCTCCTGCCGAGGGGAGCGAGGGTGGGATCTTCGATGTGCACAGCGCCAGCCCGCTCGTTGCTACGGACGGCACCGCCTACAACACGTGGTGA